A genomic stretch from Shewanella woodyi ATCC 51908 includes:
- a CDS encoding M16 family metallopeptidase gives MRRWILAVAISAALAGCASQEAESNLPKGISLIESVSLADSEVGIAYKKYQLANGLTVLLHQDSSDPLVHVDVTYHVGSARELEGRSGFAHLFEHMMFQGSQHVGDEQHFKTVTEAGGNLNGTTNTDRTNYFETVPSNQLEKMLWLESDRMGFFLPALTEEKFEVQRETVKNERAQRIDNQPYGRMGEQFNQAFYPQGHQYSWPVIGWPEDLERASLADVKNFFKRWYGPNNATLTVGGDFDELQTLAWINKYFGEIPSGPEVTSDTKSLVTLDKTRYISMEDKVHLPLIRIGFPTVYARHEDEAALDLLSNILGGGKTSIFYKNLVKDGYAVQAGVSHPCQELACQFSMYALANPAKGGQLKDLEQKMKESIEEFEARGVTDEDLQKVKVQFEAGTIFGLQSVSGKVSTLAFNQTFSGNPNMIASDLARYANVTKADVMRVFNTYIKNKPMVVISVVPEGQKQLIAHEDNFTPPVLTVSDAAVEELDTHQQITSSFDRTVMPAAGEAPMLKSPELWRGKLANGIEVIGTESEETPTVELVIYLNGGHRLVPVSKAGLAGLTAAMLNESSQKHSAEELAQALEMLGSRVSFGASGYQSYIQISSLTSHLDETLAIVEERLFQPAFKSEDFKRLKQQQLQSLQHMMSDPNYIAETAFDGLLYGTESPLGVSSNGTLETVSGLTLEDIKAFYRQQYTGGNAQVVAVSNLNESEVLAKLSGLSHWTGEASTLPALTDLPELKGGTVYILDKPGAAQSVIKIGKQGLPWDATGEFFKSYLMNYPLGGAFNSRINLNLREDKGYTYGARSYFSGGIELGVFEAKASVRTDVTAPSLVEFAKEINRYQANGMTDKELAFMKASISQGKALDYETPYQKAGFMRRIQRYGLDANFTDKQTEITKSVTKSELNQLAKEQLKLEKMILVIVGDRAKIEADIKALGYPVSILEL, from the coding sequence GTGAGAAGATGGATATTAGCCGTGGCTATCTCCGCCGCGTTGGCAGGATGTGCAAGTCAAGAGGCCGAGTCAAACCTACCTAAAGGTATCAGCCTGATTGAATCGGTTAGCCTAGCTGATTCAGAGGTAGGTATTGCCTATAAAAAATATCAACTTGCTAATGGCCTCACGGTTCTACTGCATCAAGATAGCTCAGATCCTTTAGTGCATGTAGATGTGACCTACCATGTGGGCTCGGCGAGAGAGCTCGAGGGCCGTTCAGGCTTTGCTCACCTTTTTGAACATATGATGTTTCAAGGTTCTCAGCATGTTGGTGATGAGCAGCACTTTAAAACAGTGACCGAAGCGGGCGGAAACCTTAACGGTACGACCAACACTGATAGAACCAACTATTTTGAAACTGTACCCAGTAATCAGTTGGAGAAGATGCTCTGGCTTGAATCAGATCGTATGGGCTTTTTCCTTCCTGCGTTAACGGAGGAAAAGTTTGAGGTTCAGCGTGAAACCGTCAAAAATGAACGTGCTCAGCGCATCGACAATCAGCCATATGGCCGTATGGGTGAGCAGTTTAATCAAGCTTTCTACCCCCAGGGACATCAATACTCTTGGCCTGTGATTGGTTGGCCTGAAGATCTGGAACGGGCGAGTTTAGCTGATGTTAAAAACTTCTTTAAACGTTGGTATGGACCTAATAACGCCACTTTAACCGTGGGTGGTGATTTTGATGAGTTGCAAACGTTAGCTTGGATAAATAAGTACTTTGGTGAGATCCCATCAGGGCCCGAAGTCACATCAGATACCAAGTCTTTAGTCACCTTAGATAAGACCCGTTATATCTCAATGGAAGACAAGGTGCACCTTCCTTTGATTCGAATTGGTTTCCCAACCGTTTATGCTCGCCATGAAGATGAAGCGGCGCTGGATCTGCTCTCTAACATTCTCGGAGGTGGCAAAACCTCTATCTTCTATAAAAACTTAGTTAAAGATGGTTATGCCGTTCAGGCGGGAGTGAGCCACCCTTGTCAGGAACTTGCCTGTCAGTTTTCTATGTACGCCTTGGCGAACCCTGCCAAAGGCGGGCAGCTAAAAGATCTTGAGCAGAAGATGAAGGAGTCCATTGAGGAGTTTGAAGCTCGCGGCGTGACAGATGAAGATCTGCAGAAGGTGAAGGTGCAATTTGAAGCCGGTACCATCTTCGGTCTGCAAAGTGTCTCTGGTAAGGTGTCGACACTGGCCTTTAATCAGACATTTTCGGGCAACCCGAATATGATAGCTTCAGACTTAGCTCGCTACGCCAATGTCACAAAAGCCGACGTGATGCGCGTCTTTAATACTTACATTAAAAATAAGCCTATGGTGGTGATAAGTGTGGTGCCTGAAGGGCAGAAGCAGTTGATTGCCCATGAAGATAATTTTACTCCACCTGTACTGACGGTATCAGATGCTGCAGTAGAAGAGCTAGATACACATCAACAGATCACCTCATCATTTGATCGAACGGTTATGCCTGCTGCGGGTGAAGCACCGATGCTTAAATCTCCAGAGCTATGGCGCGGCAAACTTGCTAATGGCATTGAGGTAATTGGCACCGAGAGTGAAGAGACGCCGACGGTTGAGCTAGTGATATATCTCAATGGTGGTCACAGGTTAGTGCCTGTTAGCAAAGCTGGGCTTGCAGGGTTAACCGCGGCCATGCTTAATGAGTCAAGTCAGAAGCATAGTGCAGAGGAGCTGGCGCAAGCATTGGAGATGTTAGGTAGCCGTGTGAGCTTTGGAGCCAGTGGTTATCAGAGCTACATTCAGATCTCGAGTTTAACCTCTCATCTAGATGAAACCTTGGCCATTGTCGAAGAGCGCCTGTTTCAGCCAGCCTTCAAAAGTGAAGATTTCAAGCGTCTTAAACAGCAGCAGCTCCAAAGTCTGCAGCATATGATGTCAGATCCTAACTATATAGCCGAAACCGCATTTGATGGTTTACTCTACGGCACCGAGAGCCCGCTAGGGGTTAGCAGTAATGGCACCTTAGAGACGGTATCAGGGTTAACCTTAGAGGATATAAAGGCTTTTTATCGTCAGCAATATACAGGCGGTAATGCACAAGTTGTCGCTGTGAGTAACCTTAATGAAAGTGAGGTGCTGGCCAAACTTAGTGGATTATCTCACTGGACTGGTGAGGCTTCGACTTTACCTGCATTAACAGATTTGCCAGAACTTAAAGGTGGAACGGTTTACATTTTGGATAAACCTGGCGCCGCTCAGTCGGTTATCAAGATAGGTAAGCAAGGGTTGCCATGGGATGCGACAGGAGAGTTCTTTAAATCGTACCTGATGAACTATCCCCTAGGCGGCGCTTTTAATAGTCGTATTAACCTTAACCTTCGTGAAGATAAAGGTTACACCTATGGTGCTCGAAGTTACTTCTCTGGTGGCATTGAGCTTGGTGTATTTGAAGCTAAAGCGAGTGTGAGAACCGATGTAACCGCTCCCTCTTTGGTTGAATTTGCTAAAGAGATTAACCGATATCAAGCTAACGGAATGACAGATAAAGAGCTGGCCTTTATGAAAGCCTCTATCTCTCAAGGTAAGGCGCTTGATTATGAGACTCCTTACCAAAAAGCTGGCTTTATGCGTCGTATCCAGCGTTACGGCCTTGATGCTAACTTTACCGATAAACAGACTGAGATCACTAAGAGTGTGACTAAGTCTGAGCTAAATCAACTAGCGAAAGAGCAGTTAAAGCTTGAGAAGATGATCCTTGTGATTGTGGGGGATAGGGCCAAGATTGAGGCGGATATTAAAGCACTTGGATATCCAGTTTCGATTTTAGAGTTGTAA
- the dauA gene encoding C4-dicarboxylic acid transporter DauA: MPHKAHLFSLSLGHAFSEACIKEKYNLKRLGKDLLAGISVGIIAIPLAMALAIASGVPPQYGLYTAIIGGFIISLTGGSRYSISGPTAAFVVLLYPIAQEFGLAGLLMATVMSGVILVIMSLLKLGRLIQYIPEPVTLGFTAGIGVVIATLQLKDFFGLTMAEMPEHYIDKLGALADAMPTIGSASTSVALATFAVMLLWPKLKTPIPAHLPAIIIGSFLALWFNQDGTVVETIGTRFSYTLADGSIGMGIPPLMPSFELPWLQDGANHQALGFSWSMVQALLPSAFAIAMLGAIESLLCAVVLDGMTGKRHSANSELLGQGIGNIIAPFFGGIPATAAIARSAANVKAGAQSPIAGMIHSIVLLLGLLLLTNILAYLPMPAMAALLLVVAWNMSEAPKAVHLIKSAPKSDIIVFLTCFSLTVIFDMVIAITVGIVLAALLFMKEIAEMTRLYDISQNRRYIDRDIPQHWSVLKVNGPLFFAAADSIFSEITLLAKERQTIVIYMDGVSILDAGGLASLTKLLEHLKTKQSELVITDLQFQPIRTLARAKIQPIDGLLHFYPTLSDALEKHPH; this comes from the coding sequence GTGCCACATAAAGCTCATCTATTCTCTCTCTCTTTGGGTCATGCTTTTTCTGAAGCTTGTATCAAGGAGAAATACAACCTCAAACGCCTAGGGAAAGACCTACTTGCGGGGATCTCAGTGGGGATTATCGCCATTCCTTTAGCGATGGCCCTTGCCATCGCCAGTGGTGTACCTCCCCAATATGGACTTTACACCGCGATTATTGGCGGGTTTATCATCTCTTTGACTGGTGGATCGCGATACAGCATATCAGGTCCAACTGCTGCATTTGTTGTACTGCTCTACCCCATAGCCCAAGAGTTCGGTCTTGCAGGTTTACTGATGGCAACGGTGATGTCTGGCGTTATCTTAGTCATCATGTCGCTGTTAAAGCTTGGGCGACTTATTCAGTATATCCCCGAACCTGTCACTTTAGGCTTTACTGCTGGGATCGGAGTGGTAATCGCGACACTGCAACTTAAAGATTTCTTCGGGCTCACCATGGCTGAGATGCCTGAGCACTATATTGACAAATTAGGTGCGCTTGCAGATGCAATGCCCACCATAGGGAGTGCTAGCACCAGCGTCGCTTTAGCGACATTTGCAGTTATGCTCTTATGGCCTAAATTAAAAACGCCGATCCCTGCACATCTACCCGCCATCATTATCGGCAGTTTTCTCGCACTCTGGTTTAATCAAGATGGAACTGTAGTTGAAACCATAGGCACACGCTTTAGCTATACCTTAGCCGATGGCAGCATCGGCATGGGGATCCCACCTTTGATGCCAAGTTTTGAGTTACCTTGGCTACAAGATGGGGCCAATCATCAAGCCTTAGGTTTTAGTTGGAGCATGGTACAAGCTCTACTTCCCAGTGCCTTTGCAATCGCTATGTTAGGTGCGATTGAATCCCTTTTATGTGCCGTTGTACTCGATGGAATGACAGGGAAAAGACACAGCGCCAATAGTGAGCTTCTTGGTCAGGGGATCGGTAATATTATCGCCCCTTTCTTTGGTGGCATCCCAGCAACAGCAGCCATAGCAAGAAGTGCAGCCAATGTGAAAGCTGGCGCTCAGAGCCCGATAGCAGGCATGATCCACTCCATTGTTTTGCTACTGGGTCTGCTTCTGTTAACCAATATCCTCGCCTATCTTCCTATGCCAGCCATGGCGGCTCTGCTACTCGTTGTCGCTTGGAACATGAGTGAGGCACCTAAGGCTGTACACCTGATAAAATCCGCGCCTAAGAGCGATATTATCGTCTTCCTCACCTGCTTCTCACTGACCGTTATTTTCGACATGGTGATTGCGATCACTGTCGGAATAGTATTGGCCGCCCTGCTATTTATGAAAGAGATTGCCGAGATGACTAGGCTCTATGATATTAGCCAAAATAGGCGTTATATCGACCGGGACATTCCACAGCACTGGTCGGTATTGAAAGTCAACGGTCCGCTGTTTTTTGCCGCTGCCGATTCTATCTTCTCTGAGATAACCCTATTAGCAAAGGAGCGACAAACCATCGTTATCTATATGGACGGCGTCTCTATTTTAGATGCAGGAGGCTTAGCGTCATTAACTAAGTTACTGGAACATCTAAAGACAAAGCAGAGCGAACTGGTGATCACCGATCTGCAGTTCCAGCCCATCCGAACTTTAGCAAGGGCAAAAATACAACCCATAGATGGCTTACTGCACTTCTATCCAACTCTGAGTGACGCTCTGGAAAAGCATCCCCATTAG
- the gshA gene encoding glutamate--cysteine ligase has protein sequence MMTKLEKNILNSFNEVIEHLSNSEGRNALQGMQRGIEREALRINGSGELATDRHPQALGSALTHSRITTDYSESLLEFITPVYKDIDNLLQDLTYTHAFTVQNLDNQRLWPVSMPCYVGDVKDIPIANYGISNPGMMKSLYRKGLTYRYGAQMQIISGVHFNFSVSNELWNNLYAYSGSSLTKSDFISESYLGLIRNYRRMVWVLPYLFGASPALCSSFIKQQETDIPFEKMGKGTLYLPYATSLRMSDLGYTNKEQEQLNISYDSLDKYLAGMKVAIGKSSKNFEEIGVKVDGEYRQLNANVLQIENEFYSPIRAKRVTENGEKPSEALARAGIEYIEVRALDVNPYSPIGIEGSQVRFLDLFLLHCLLNTAPASDAAQEAEISSNLSRVILEGRKPGLELSRNGESITLSAWMNQLFDDLERLSVLLDDGSDGAYHQALIRWRAAVDDPERSISGLIMKELKSAQTDHGYWVKALAETYFNTLNEYPLPESVEQQYRQAAAVSIEKQRVMEVETNQSFDAFLAEYFAEPSPEVKTQVSNA, from the coding sequence ATGATGACGAAACTAGAGAAAAATATATTGAACTCTTTCAATGAAGTAATTGAGCATCTCTCGAACTCTGAGGGGCGTAATGCACTACAGGGAATGCAACGTGGTATTGAGCGTGAAGCATTGAGGATCAATGGCTCTGGAGAGCTTGCGACCGACCGTCATCCACAAGCGTTAGGCTCTGCGTTAACTCATTCGCGGATCACAACCGATTATAGTGAGTCACTGTTAGAGTTTATCACTCCTGTTTATAAGGATATCGATAACTTACTACAAGATCTGACTTACACTCATGCTTTTACAGTTCAAAATCTTGATAACCAAAGACTTTGGCCAGTAAGCATGCCCTGCTATGTTGGTGATGTAAAAGATATTCCAATCGCCAATTATGGGATCTCAAACCCAGGCATGATGAAGAGTTTGTATCGAAAAGGACTAACCTATCGATATGGTGCTCAGATGCAGATAATTTCCGGGGTACATTTTAACTTCTCTGTCTCAAATGAGCTTTGGAACAACTTGTATGCCTACTCAGGCAGCTCGCTCACGAAAAGTGATTTTATCTCGGAGTCCTATCTTGGCTTGATCCGTAACTATCGCCGTATGGTGTGGGTATTGCCCTATCTATTTGGCGCATCTCCAGCACTGTGTAGCTCCTTTATCAAACAGCAAGAGACAGATATACCGTTTGAGAAGATGGGCAAAGGTACCCTGTATCTTCCCTATGCGACCTCACTGCGTATGAGTGATCTTGGCTATACCAACAAGGAGCAGGAGCAGCTTAATATCAGCTATGACTCGCTGGATAAATACTTGGCGGGTATGAAAGTAGCCATAGGTAAGTCCTCGAAAAACTTTGAAGAGATTGGGGTGAAAGTTGATGGTGAGTATCGTCAGTTAAATGCCAATGTACTACAGATTGAGAACGAATTTTACTCACCTATTCGTGCTAAACGAGTCACAGAAAATGGTGAGAAGCCTTCAGAAGCGTTAGCAAGAGCGGGGATCGAATATATTGAAGTTAGAGCCTTGGATGTTAATCCATATAGCCCTATCGGTATTGAGGGATCCCAAGTAAGGTTTTTAGATCTATTTTTACTTCACTGCCTGTTAAATACAGCGCCTGCGAGTGATGCGGCTCAAGAGGCCGAGATCTCAAGTAACTTAAGCCGAGTGATTTTAGAGGGACGTAAGCCAGGATTAGAGCTGAGCAGAAACGGCGAATCAATCACGTTATCGGCATGGATGAATCAGCTATTTGATGATCTTGAGCGTTTATCTGTACTGCTTGACGATGGCAGTGATGGCGCTTACCACCAAGCCTTGATTCGATGGCGAGCGGCGGTAGATGATCCTGAACGTTCAATTTCTGGCTTAATTATGAAAGAGCTTAAATCGGCTCAAACAGATCATGGTTACTGGGTGAAGGCGTTGGCTGAAACCTACTTTAATACGTTAAATGAGTATCCATTGCCAGAAAGTGTTGAACAGCAATATCGACAAGCTGCTGCTGTATCGATAGAGAAGCAGAGAGTGATGGAGGTTGAAACCAACCAAAGCTTTGATGCTTTTCTTGCTGAGTATTTTGCTGAGCCCTCACCAGAGGTCAAGACTCAGGTTAGTAACGCCTGA
- a CDS encoding 5-(carboxyamino)imidazole ribonucleotide synthase codes for MNILVLGAGQLARMMSLEGAPLDLNVRAFDVGSQKIIHPLTHQVFEQSLGQAISMVDVITSEFEHIPDDVLALCCQSGKFYPGKAAIKTGGDRSIEKDLLDKTGVPSAPYQLITEKQHLLDAVSQLDLPLVIKTCQAGYDGKGQWRLKSLDQVDAIWAEMAGFIASGTESFPHTIIAEKMIPFDREVSVIGARDKEGNVKIYPVTENQHTNGVLTLSLAIEMDEKIQQQAVDAFNKLSLSMNYVGVLAIEFFEVSGTLMVNEIAPRVHNSGHWTQQGTACSQFENHLRAVAGLPLGCTQAQKPSVMINVLGQGAIPSQVLTIDDVKSHWYGKTQRAGRKMGHINVSAEDNSALGNKLLQLADMLPEQDYPGVRLTAERLLNS; via the coding sequence ATGAACATATTAGTTTTAGGTGCTGGACAACTAGCACGTATGATGAGTTTAGAGGGGGCGCCACTGGATTTGAATGTGCGCGCTTTTGATGTCGGCTCTCAAAAAATCATTCATCCACTTACCCATCAAGTGTTTGAGCAAAGCTTAGGGCAAGCTATCTCAATGGTTGATGTGATAACCTCTGAGTTTGAGCATATTCCTGACGATGTCTTAGCTCTGTGCTGCCAAAGTGGCAAGTTCTACCCAGGTAAAGCTGCCATCAAAACAGGTGGTGATCGCAGTATTGAGAAAGATCTACTCGATAAAACCGGGGTTCCATCAGCTCCCTATCAGTTGATCACTGAGAAACAGCACCTGTTAGATGCCGTGTCCCAGCTCGACTTACCTCTTGTGATAAAAACTTGCCAAGCGGGTTATGATGGTAAAGGACAGTGGCGTTTAAAGTCATTAGATCAAGTTGACGCTATTTGGGCTGAGATGGCCGGATTTATTGCCAGTGGAACTGAGAGTTTTCCCCACACCATTATTGCAGAAAAAATGATCCCATTTGATCGTGAAGTCTCTGTGATTGGAGCCCGTGATAAAGAGGGTAATGTAAAAATTTATCCCGTCACTGAAAACCAACATACCAATGGCGTACTCACTCTATCCCTAGCGATTGAGATGGATGAAAAAATCCAGCAGCAAGCCGTCGATGCCTTTAACAAGCTCTCGCTCTCTATGAATTATGTTGGTGTATTGGCTATCGAGTTTTTTGAGGTTTCAGGCACCTTGATGGTTAATGAGATCGCCCCTCGAGTGCATAATTCAGGTCACTGGACACAACAAGGGACTGCTTGCAGTCAATTTGAAAACCACCTGCGCGCAGTTGCCGGATTGCCACTAGGTTGCACACAAGCGCAAAAGCCAAGCGTGATGATCAATGTGTTGGGTCAAGGCGCAATTCCATCGCAAGTGCTAACTATTGATGATGTTAAAAGCCACTGGTATGGCAAAACTCAACGGGCTGGTCGAAAAATGGGACATATTAATGTTTCAGCTGAAGATAACAGCGCATTAGGCAATAAACTGTTGCAACTGGCTGATATGTTACCTGAGCAAGATTACCCTGGCGTGCGGTTAACAGCCGAGCGGTTATTAAATAGCTAA
- the purE gene encoding 5-(carboxyamino)imidazole ribonucleotide mutase: MKVGIIMGSKSDWPTMEHAAQMLDTFGIAYETRVVSAHRTPQLLAEYSSTAAERGIKVIIAGAGGAAHLPGMVAAHTSLPVLGVPVKSKALNGIDSLLSICQMPKGVAVGTLAIGDPGAANAGLLAAQILGCQQPEIFAKIEAFRQAQTDSVLLNPDPAI, from the coding sequence ATGAAAGTTGGTATCATTATGGGTTCCAAATCTGACTGGCCGACCATGGAACATGCGGCGCAAATGTTAGATACATTTGGTATCGCCTATGAAACTCGTGTGGTTTCAGCACATCGAACCCCGCAGCTACTCGCTGAATACTCCTCAACTGCTGCAGAACGTGGCATAAAAGTCATTATTGCTGGTGCTGGCGGTGCTGCCCACCTTCCAGGCATGGTTGCTGCTCACACCAGCTTGCCAGTTTTGGGCGTGCCAGTTAAATCTAAAGCCCTCAACGGCATTGACTCACTACTCTCTATTTGCCAAATGCCGAAAGGGGTTGCGGTAGGTACCTTGGCGATTGGCGATCCAGGTGCTGCCAATGCAGGCTTATTAGCCGCGCAAATTCTAGGCTGTCAGCAACCTGAAATCTTTGCGAAAATAGAAGCTTTCCGTCAGGCACAAACCGACTCAGTACTTCTTAATCCGGACCCTGCTATTTAA
- a CDS encoding vWA domain-containing protein has translation MKIQPQISAREKGCRLSRVSASLLLSSSLALVACSGQQAIESKEEKGANDNKQSELSTGKSESNPIAGSSPNQQSIDTASGIGGTEVQSEASQGEVSVRETYRAAKQASERMKSMKVHSRPESFALMGLPSRPSQDIYLPELQNRDKFERQVANGIMVAGEIPVSTFSIDVDTGSYSTLRRSINHGVLPERGTVRVEELINYFAYQYPAPDAGEQPFSVNTELAPSPYNPHKMLLRIGLKGFEKEKADLGASQLVFLLDVSGSMSSQDKLPLLKNALKMLSQQLDEGDRISIVVYAGASGVVLDGVKGNDTLAISQALDKLKAGGSTNGGAGIELAYQLAQKHFIAGGVNRVILATDGDFNVGVSDQQALEDMIEEKRKQGIALTTLGFGQGNYNDHLMEQLADKGNGHYAYIDTLNEARKVLVDEISATLLTIAKDVKVQIEFNPALVSEYRLIGYENRALNREDFNNDKVDAGEIGAGHRVTALYELSFVDSPNQANDVLRYGLDIKTGKEKYSRDELAYLKLRYKPIGQEKSKLISYPVLTSTAINEFAQASDDFRFAAAVAGFGQLINHSHYLHDMDYAKVSDIAQAAMGEDSFGYRHEFVQLTKTAGLLALQTEPEQVGSAVVDKEGRAVHTFQH, from the coding sequence ATGAAGATTCAACCTCAAATTAGTGCTAGAGAAAAAGGATGTAGATTATCCAGAGTTTCAGCTTCACTGTTATTGAGCTCAAGTTTAGCGTTAGTGGCTTGTAGTGGGCAGCAAGCTATCGAGTCCAAAGAAGAGAAAGGGGCGAATGACAATAAGCAAAGTGAGCTCTCCACGGGGAAGTCTGAGTCCAATCCTATTGCGGGGAGTTCACCGAACCAGCAAAGTATCGATACCGCTTCAGGGATTGGAGGTACAGAGGTGCAGTCTGAGGCGAGCCAAGGTGAAGTGAGTGTGCGTGAGACCTACCGAGCTGCTAAGCAAGCCAGTGAACGCATGAAATCCATGAAGGTACATTCTCGTCCGGAGTCCTTTGCTCTGATGGGACTGCCCTCACGTCCAAGCCAAGATATTTATCTTCCAGAGCTGCAAAATCGCGACAAATTTGAGCGTCAAGTTGCCAATGGAATTATGGTTGCAGGGGAGATCCCGGTCTCTACCTTCTCAATCGATGTCGATACTGGCAGTTATTCGACCTTGAGACGCTCGATTAATCACGGAGTGCTGCCAGAGAGGGGCACTGTTCGTGTGGAGGAGTTGATTAACTATTTTGCTTATCAATACCCCGCACCAGATGCAGGAGAGCAGCCATTTAGTGTGAATACTGAACTTGCGCCATCACCATACAATCCCCATAAAATGTTGCTTAGGATTGGTCTTAAAGGCTTTGAAAAAGAGAAAGCGGATTTAGGGGCTAGTCAGTTAGTATTTCTGCTTGATGTGTCGGGCTCAATGTCATCACAAGATAAGCTGCCGCTATTGAAAAATGCTTTGAAGATGTTGAGTCAACAACTCGACGAGGGTGATCGTATCTCGATTGTGGTCTATGCCGGTGCATCTGGAGTCGTGCTTGATGGGGTCAAAGGTAACGATACCCTTGCCATCTCCCAGGCTCTGGATAAATTAAAAGCGGGGGGCTCGACCAATGGAGGCGCAGGGATTGAGCTTGCTTATCAACTAGCGCAGAAACATTTCATTGCTGGAGGGGTTAACCGAGTTATTTTGGCCACAGATGGTGATTTTAATGTGGGTGTATCGGATCAGCAGGCTCTGGAAGATATGATTGAGGAGAAGCGTAAACAAGGTATTGCCTTGACCACTTTAGGGTTTGGACAGGGAAACTATAATGATCATCTGATGGAGCAACTGGCTGATAAAGGTAATGGTCACTATGCCTATATCGACACCTTAAATGAGGCTCGTAAAGTGCTGGTGGATGAGATTAGCGCAACACTACTGACCATAGCTAAAGATGTGAAGGTGCAGATTGAGTTTAATCCAGCATTGGTATCTGAGTATCGCCTCATCGGTTATGAGAACCGAGCACTAAATCGTGAGGACTTTAATAATGACAAGGTCGATGCCGGCGAGATAGGTGCGGGGCACAGGGTGACAGCCTTGTATGAACTTAGTTTTGTGGACAGCCCAAATCAAGCTAACGATGTGCTTCGATATGGTTTGGATATCAAGACGGGCAAAGAGAAGTACAGCCGCGATGAGTTAGCTTATTTGAAACTCAGGTACAAACCTATAGGCCAAGAGAAGAGTAAGCTTATCAGTTATCCGGTTTTAACAAGCACAGCGATTAATGAGTTTGCCCAAGCCAGTGATGATTTTAGGTTTGCGGCCGCAGTGGCAGGCTTTGGTCAACTGATTAATCACAGCCACTATCTGCATGATATGGACTATGCCAAGGTAAGTGACATTGCTCAGGCTGCCATGGGAGAGGATAGTTTTGGTTATCGTCATGAATTTGTGCAACTCACTAAAACCGCAGGTTTATTGGCTTTACAAACTGAGCCCGAGCAAGTTGGAAGTGCAGTAGTAGACAAAGAGGGGCGAGCCGTGCACACTTTCCAGCATTAA
- a CDS encoding transglycosylase SLT domain-containing protein gives MKLFTHIIALFMAIFLSGCATSPPKEPENLCSIYQENRDWYEAAKNTREKWGVPVHIPLAMMYQESSFKHNAAPPMEYFLGFIPIGRASDAYGYAQAKTMTWDDYVKETGNSWSSRSNFDDAMDFMGWFIYKTNKINGVSKWDARNQYLNYHEGWGGYKRKTYNQKPWLIKVAKRVDDRAKRYAAQYHTCKEDLDSSWLWRLFFG, from the coding sequence ATGAAACTCTTTACCCACATAATCGCGTTATTTATGGCTATCTTCTTGTCGGGCTGCGCGACCTCTCCTCCTAAAGAACCTGAGAACTTATGTTCTATCTATCAAGAGAATCGCGATTGGTATGAAGCGGCTAAAAACACGCGGGAGAAGTGGGGCGTACCTGTTCATATCCCTCTGGCCATGATGTATCAAGAGAGTTCTTTTAAGCATAATGCCGCGCCACCAATGGAGTATTTTCTTGGTTTTATCCCTATTGGTAGAGCAAGCGATGCTTATGGCTATGCCCAAGCTAAAACCATGACTTGGGATGACTATGTCAAAGAGACGGGGAACTCTTGGTCGAGTCGCAGTAACTTTGATGATGCCATGGATTTTATGGGATGGTTTATCTATAAAACCAATAAGATCAATGGTGTTTCTAAATGGGATGCCCGTAATCAATACCTCAACTACCATGAGGGCTGGGGCGGATATAAACGTAAGACCTATAACCAAAAGCCTTGGTTAATTAAGGTGGCTAAACGGGTTGATGATAGGGCAAAGCGTTATGCTGCCCAGTACCATACTTGTAAGGAAGATCTGGACTCCTCTTGGTTATGGCGTCTGTTCTTTGGTTGA